One window of Peteryoungia desertarenae genomic DNA carries:
- the deoC gene encoding deoxyribose-phosphate aldolase, translated as MDQTELRSIALRALSLLDLTNLKDDCTPQQIEALCAKAQTSSGHTAAICIWPRFVRQARGILGSGHAVKIATVVNFPGGDSSIETVVAETKGAVADGADEIDLVIPYRKLMAGDEGAVTEMVEAVKAACGDALLKTILETGEIKDIALIRKASELSIAAGADFIKTSTGKVPVNATLEAADIMLQAIRDSRRKVGFKPAGGISNVMDARLYLRLADTIMGEDWVMPSTFRFGASGLLDDILGVLAGKNSSATGTGY; from the coding sequence TTGGATCAGACTGAATTGCGCAGCATTGCCTTGCGCGCCCTTTCCCTTCTCGACCTCACCAACCTGAAGGACGATTGCACGCCTCAGCAAATTGAAGCGCTCTGCGCCAAGGCGCAGACAAGCAGTGGTCATACGGCTGCGATCTGCATCTGGCCGCGTTTTGTCAGACAGGCGCGTGGTATCCTGGGCAGCGGACACGCGGTCAAGATTGCGACCGTTGTCAACTTCCCGGGCGGGGATAGCAGTATTGAAACAGTTGTGGCAGAGACCAAAGGCGCGGTTGCCGATGGTGCTGACGAAATCGATCTGGTGATCCCCTATCGCAAACTGATGGCAGGCGACGAGGGCGCCGTCACCGAGATGGTCGAAGCCGTAAAGGCGGCATGTGGAGACGCTCTCCTGAAAACGATCCTGGAAACAGGTGAAATCAAGGACATCGCTCTGATCCGCAAGGCATCGGAACTCTCGATTGCTGCCGGTGCAGATTTCATCAAGACATCGACGGGCAAGGTTCCGGTCAACGCGACGCTTGAGGCAGCGGATATCATGTTGCAGGCGATCCGCGACAGCCGCCGCAAGGTTGGCTTCAAGCCGGCTGGCGGTATTTCCAACGTGATGGATGCGCGCCTTTATCTGCGGCTTGCCGACACGATCATGGGTGAGGACTGGGTGATGCCCTCGACCTTCCGATTTGGCGCTTCCGGCTTGCTGGACGATATTTTGGGCGTGCTTGCCGGCAAGAACTCCAGTGCGACGGGAACGGGGTACTGA
- a CDS encoding phosphopentomutase — MARAFLFVLDSFGIGGAPDALSYGDDGSDTFGHIAEFCAAGAGDRKGLRSGPLNLPNMSALGLVAISTLATGRPPVGMAAPTRVFGLHGVATEVSRGKDTPSGHWEIAGTPVSFDWGYFPQGDEAFPADLIDAICRDADLPGILGNCHASGTEVIARFGEEHIQTGKPICYTSTDSVFQIAAHEQHFGLQRLLDLCQIVRKHVDPLNIGRVIARPFIGDNPSNFERTGNRRDYSVLPPEPTLLDRLVKAGRQVHAVGKIGDIFAQQGVSRVIKANGNMALMDATLRVMDEAQDGDLVFTNFVDFDMLFGHRRDVLGYAAALEAFDRRLPEVHRKLKPGDMVLLTADHGCDPTWRGTDHTRERVPIMCFGPGIKSRMVGIRSTYADIGETIAAHLGIAPGRHGRSFL, encoded by the coding sequence ATGGCGCGAGCCTTTCTCTTCGTTCTTGATTCTTTTGGTATTGGTGGTGCGCCGGATGCGTTATCCTACGGCGACGATGGCTCGGATACCTTTGGTCATATCGCCGAGTTTTGCGCCGCTGGAGCCGGCGACCGCAAGGGACTTCGTTCCGGACCTCTGAACCTTCCCAATATGTCGGCGCTTGGCCTTGTTGCCATCTCGACACTGGCCACAGGTCGTCCGCCTGTCGGCATGGCTGCGCCAACCAGGGTTTTCGGTCTTCACGGTGTTGCGACAGAGGTCTCGCGCGGCAAGGACACCCCCTCCGGTCATTGGGAAATAGCCGGTACGCCGGTCAGTTTCGACTGGGGCTATTTTCCTCAAGGTGATGAGGCCTTTCCTGCGGATCTCATCGACGCGATCTGTCGCGACGCAGATTTGCCCGGCATCCTCGGCAACTGCCACGCCTCGGGCACGGAAGTCATTGCCCGCTTCGGCGAAGAGCATATCCAGACTGGAAAGCCGATCTGCTACACGTCGACGGATTCGGTCTTCCAGATCGCCGCCCATGAACAGCATTTCGGCTTGCAGCGTCTGCTTGATCTTTGCCAGATCGTCCGCAAACACGTCGATCCGCTCAATATCGGGCGAGTGATTGCGCGGCCCTTCATCGGGGACAATCCGTCCAACTTTGAACGCACCGGCAACCGGCGTGACTATTCCGTCCTGCCGCCGGAACCGACACTGCTGGATCGCCTCGTCAAGGCGGGGCGTCAGGTTCATGCCGTTGGCAAGATCGGCGACATTTTTGCCCAGCAGGGTGTCAGCCGCGTCATCAAGGCGAATGGCAACATGGCGCTCATGGATGCAACATTGAGGGTGATGGACGAGGCGCAGGATGGGGATCTGGTCTTCACCAATTTCGTTGATTTCGACATGCTCTTTGGCCACCGGCGCGACGTGCTGGGCTATGCGGCTGCACTCGAAGCCTTTGATCGTCGTCTGCCGGAGGTGCATCGCAAGCTGAAGCCAGGCGACATGGTGCTGCTGACAGCTGACCACGGCTGCGATCCCACCTGGCGCGGCACGGATCACACCCGCGAGCGCGTGCCCATCATGTGCTTCGGTCCCGGCATAAAGTCGCGCATGGTCGGCATTCGCAGCACCTATGCCGATATCGGCGAAACGATTGCGGCCCATCTTGGCATTGCGCCCGGTCGCCATGGACGGAGCTTCCTGTGA
- a CDS encoding ABC transporter permease: MSTASVPLPNWINYALLPLINLLLAFLVSGLVVWIIGESPWEALKLMLEGALGSGEGIGFTLYYATNFIFTGLSVAVAYHAGLFNIGSEGQAYLGGLGAALAALALDHYVPWYVTMPFAITAAALFGAAWAFIPAWLQAKRGSHIVITTIMFNFIGAALMVYLLVNVLIVPGKMAPETRTFLEGGQLPKLDWLIALFGGRLGPAPFNVSFLIALVMCVLVWVLIWRTKLGYEMRTLGISRSAAAYAGIPYVKIVMITMLISGGLAGMMALNPVLGASARLQVEFVAGAGFVGIAVSLMGRNHPVGIVLAAILFGILYQGGAWLSFDMPNITREMIVVIQGLVILFAGALEFMCRPMIVRIYQSLTKA; this comes from the coding sequence ATGAGCACTGCATCCGTACCCCTGCCGAACTGGATCAATTATGCGCTGCTGCCGCTGATCAATCTCCTGCTCGCCTTCCTGGTTTCAGGCCTCGTGGTCTGGATCATAGGGGAGAGCCCATGGGAGGCGCTGAAGCTGATGCTGGAAGGCGCGCTCGGCAGTGGCGAAGGCATCGGCTTTACCCTGTATTACGCAACCAACTTCATCTTCACGGGTCTGTCGGTCGCCGTCGCCTATCATGCCGGGCTGTTCAACATCGGCTCGGAAGGTCAGGCCTATCTGGGCGGTCTGGGTGCAGCACTCGCAGCGCTTGCGCTCGATCACTATGTGCCGTGGTATGTAACCATGCCGTTTGCGATTACAGCCGCGGCCCTCTTCGGTGCGGCCTGGGCATTTATCCCGGCCTGGCTACAGGCCAAGCGCGGCAGCCACATCGTCATCACCACGATCATGTTCAATTTCATCGGCGCAGCGCTGATGGTCTATTTGCTCGTCAACGTGCTGATCGTTCCGGGCAAGATGGCACCGGAAACCCGCACCTTCCTTGAGGGCGGCCAATTGCCGAAGCTCGACTGGCTGATCGCCCTGTTCGGCGGCAGGCTCGGCCCTGCGCCGTTCAACGTATCCTTCCTGATCGCGCTTGTGATGTGCGTGCTGGTCTGGGTGCTGATCTGGCGGACCAAGCTTGGCTATGAAATGCGCACGCTCGGCATCAGCCGTTCGGCTGCTGCCTATGCCGGGATTCCCTATGTCAAGATCGTCATGATCACCATGCTGATCTCGGGCGGTCTTGCCGGGATGATGGCCCTTAATCCGGTGCTCGGCGCATCTGCCCGCCTGCAGGTGGAATTCGTTGCCGGTGCGGGCTTCGTCGGCATTGCAGTCTCGCTCATGGGGCGCAATCACCCCGTTGGCATCGTACTCGCTGCCATCCTGTTTGGTATCCTTTACCAGGGCGGTGCCTGGTTATCCTTCGACATGCCGAACATCACCCGTGAGATGATCGTGGTCATCCAGGGTCTCGTGATCCTGTTTGCCGGCGCACTGGAATTCATGTGCCGTCCGATGATCGTGCGGATCTACCAGTCACTGACAAAGGCCTGA
- the upp gene encoding uracil phosphoribosyltransferase produces the protein MDGVTVINHPLVQHKLTIMRRKETSTSSFRRLLREISTLLCYEVTRDLELTMETIETPMQEMQAPILEGKKLVFASILRAGNGLLEGMLELVPAARVSHIGVYRDHDTLQPVEYYFKAPENLAERLIIVVDPMLATGNSSIAAIDKLKERGAKNIRFLCLLAAPEGIRNFREAHPDVPVFTASIDSHLNENGYIVPGLGDAGDRMYGTK, from the coding sequence ATGGACGGCGTAACAGTCATCAATCACCCTCTCGTCCAGCACAAGCTGACGATCATGCGCCGCAAGGAAACCTCCACGTCGAGTTTCCGCCGCCTTCTCCGCGAAATCTCGACGCTTCTCTGCTATGAGGTCACCCGCGATCTCGAACTCACCATGGAAACGATCGAGACGCCGATGCAGGAAATGCAGGCTCCGATCCTGGAAGGCAAGAAGCTGGTCTTTGCCTCGATCCTGCGCGCCGGCAATGGCCTGCTGGAGGGCATGCTGGAGCTTGTGCCGGCCGCCCGCGTGTCTCACATCGGGGTCTACCGCGATCACGATACGCTGCAGCCGGTCGAATATTATTTCAAGGCACCGGAAAATCTCGCCGAGCGCCTGATCATTGTCGTCGATCCCATGCTCGCAACCGGCAACTCCTCCATTGCCGCCATCGACAAGCTGAAGGAGCGTGGAGCCAAGAACATCCGCTTCCTCTGCCTTCTGGCGGCGCCGGAAGGCATCCGCAATTTCCGTGAGGCCCATCCGGATGTTCCCGTCTTCACGGCCTCGATTGACAGCCACCTGAATGAGAATGGCTATATCGTCCCAGGCCTGGGTGATGCTGGCGATCGGATGTACGGAACCAAGTAA
- the deoA gene encoding thymidine phosphorylase: MLPQEIIRRKRDGAQLSADEISGFIKGLSAETISEGQVAAFAMAVFFQGMEPDEIVALTLAMRDSGEVLRWDGVGKPIADKHSTGGVGDNVSLMLAPIVAACGLAVPMISGRGLGHTGGTLDKLQSIPGYDVMPDNATFRRAVDEAACAIIGQTGDLAPADKRLYAIRDVTATVESIPLITASILSKKLAAGLESLVLDVKFGNGAFMAKPEDAEALARSLVRVANGAGVRTTALLTDMNEPLADCAGNAIEVQNAVDFLKGLKSGSRLEEVTLALGAEMLINAGVESDASIALDRCKAVLSSGEAAEIFGRMVHVLGGPSDFMEKAEHYLPQAPVIIPVEADRDGYLASAATRDLGLCVVSLGGGRQRPSDAIDHKVGLSGFKPLGTKISKGEPIAYVHANDPDAAKRAADEVKSCYGIGDKKPVISSAIGQRISS, encoded by the coding sequence ATGCTGCCGCAGGAAATCATTCGCCGCAAACGCGATGGCGCCCAGTTGAGCGCTGATGAAATCTCTGGCTTCATCAAGGGTCTGAGTGCGGAGACGATCTCCGAGGGCCAGGTGGCAGCCTTTGCCATGGCCGTTTTCTTTCAGGGCATGGAGCCGGACGAAATCGTCGCCTTGACCCTTGCGATGCGCGATTCCGGGGAGGTCTTGCGTTGGGACGGGGTGGGCAAGCCGATTGCCGACAAGCATTCAACGGGCGGCGTGGGGGACAATGTGTCCCTGATGCTGGCCCCGATCGTCGCAGCCTGTGGCCTTGCGGTTCCGATGATCTCCGGCCGCGGGCTTGGTCATACGGGCGGAACGCTCGACAAGCTGCAGTCGATTCCCGGCTATGATGTCATGCCGGACAATGCGACCTTCCGACGTGCTGTCGATGAGGCGGCGTGCGCGATCATCGGTCAGACGGGTGATCTCGCGCCCGCCGACAAGCGGCTTTACGCCATTCGTGACGTCACGGCGACGGTGGAATCCATACCGCTGATTACGGCATCAATCCTTTCGAAGAAGCTTGCGGCGGGGCTTGAAAGCCTGGTGCTGGACGTGAAGTTCGGCAACGGCGCCTTCATGGCGAAGCCCGAAGACGCCGAGGCCCTCGCCCGCTCGCTGGTACGGGTGGCCAATGGCGCAGGCGTCAGGACGACGGCACTGCTGACGGACATGAACGAGCCTCTGGCCGATTGCGCCGGCAACGCGATCGAGGTTCAGAATGCCGTTGATTTCCTCAAGGGCTTGAAGTCTGGCTCAAGGCTTGAAGAGGTCACACTGGCGCTTGGCGCAGAGATGCTGATCAATGCAGGTGTCGAGAGCGATGCTTCAATCGCACTTGATCGCTGCAAGGCCGTACTCTCCTCCGGCGAGGCTGCCGAAATCTTCGGGCGTATGGTGCATGTTCTCGGCGGCCCCTCGGACTTCATGGAGAAGGCTGAGCACTACCTGCCGCAGGCGCCGGTTATCATCCCGGTCGAGGCCGATCGCGACGGCTATCTGGCAAGTGCTGCGACACGGGATCTCGGCCTCTGCGTCGTATCACTCGGCGGTGGCAGACAGCGTCCAAGCGACGCCATCGACCACAAGGTTGGGCTGTCCGGCTTCAAACCGCTTGGCACAAAGATCTCGAAGGGCGAGCCGATCGCTTATGTCCATGCCAATGATCCGGATGCTGCAAAGAGAGCTGCTGACGAGGTGAAGAGCTGCTACGGCATCGGTGACAAAAAGCCGGTCATTTCAAGCGCGATCGGGCAGCGAATTTCCAGCTGA
- a CDS encoding TIGR02281 family clan AA aspartic protease, whose amino-acid sequence MLARTLVFASVVAVSATQLPSVMQMVIANPPEPEASIASVEARPQQKPNSPTPVAFSPGSIVLAADARGHFTGNFRMNGRPVDGLIDTGASTIAINEDTARRLGYSIAALDFRYQVNTANGVTKAAHVVLDHVEIGSIRVQKVDAFVLRDKALSGTLVGMSFLKKLRSFSVESGQLRLVQ is encoded by the coding sequence ATGCTTGCAAGAACACTGGTTTTCGCCTCTGTGGTCGCCGTCTCAGCCACGCAGCTGCCATCGGTGATGCAGATGGTGATCGCCAATCCGCCTGAACCCGAGGCATCCATTGCTTCAGTAGAAGCACGGCCTCAGCAGAAGCCGAACTCGCCGACACCTGTGGCGTTCTCGCCGGGCTCCATCGTTCTCGCGGCAGATGCACGAGGACACTTCACCGGCAATTTTCGTATGAATGGCAGGCCGGTCGACGGCTTGATTGATACCGGCGCATCAACAATTGCCATCAATGAAGATACCGCCCGCCGCCTTGGCTACAGCATTGCAGCACTCGATTTCCGATATCAGGTCAATACGGCCAATGGCGTCACAAAGGCCGCTCACGTCGTGCTTGACCATGTCGAAATCGGCTCGATCAGGGTGCAGAAAGTTGATGCCTTCGTTTTGCGTGACAAGGCCCTCTCAGGGACTTTGGTCGGCATGAGTTTTCTCAAGAAGCTCAGATCCTTCAGTGTCGAAAGCGGTCAGCTGCGCTTGGTGCAGTAG
- a CDS encoding cytidine deaminase: protein MAHDLFEAARGAMKFAHAPYSKFPVGAAIRADDGKIYTGANIENLSFPQGWCAEPTAIGCMIMGGGKKIVEMAVIAEKLALCPPCGGCRQKISEFASADTKIYLCDEVGVQKTLTMNELLPFSFETEVLG, encoded by the coding sequence ATGGCTCACGACCTGTTCGAAGCGGCGCGCGGCGCGATGAAATTTGCGCATGCGCCCTATTCCAAGTTTCCGGTCGGCGCGGCGATCCGTGCCGATGACGGCAAGATCTATACCGGTGCCAATATCGAGAACCTCTCCTTCCCCCAGGGATGGTGCGCCGAGCCGACCGCGATCGGCTGCATGATCATGGGCGGGGGGAAAAAGATCGTCGAAATGGCCGTTATTGCCGAAAAGCTGGCGCTTTGCCCGCCTTGTGGCGGTTGCCGCCAGAAGATTTCGGAATTCGCCAGTGCTGACACGAAGATCTATCTTTGCGACGAAGTCGGCGTCCAGAAAACGCTGACGATGAACGAGCTTCTGCCGTTCAGCTTCGAGACCGAGGTGCTGGGATGA
- a CDS encoding ABC transporter permease, with product MESFDMLISILGSTIRLSIPLILAALAGLYSERAGVFDIGLEGKMLAAAFAAAAAAFLTGSAWLGLLSGIGVSLVFSLIHGFASITNRGNQIVSGVALNFVAAGLTVVLGQAWFSQGGRTPQVSGEARFSPIILPGADMMRDVPFIGPLYANVISGNNILTYIAFLAVPLSWWVLYRTRFGLRLRAVGENPGAVDTAGISVTFLRYRAVLMAGLLCGIAGTYLAIAQSAAFIKDMSAGKGFIALAALIFAKWKPVPVMFACLLFGFLDALANFMQGKEIPVIGEVPVQLFQALPYILTCILLAGFIGAANPPKAGGVAYTKER from the coding sequence ATGGAATCCTTTGACATGCTCATCAGCATTCTCGGCTCGACGATCCGTCTGTCGATCCCGCTGATCCTCGCAGCCCTTGCCGGGCTTTATTCCGAACGTGCCGGCGTTTTCGACATCGGGCTTGAGGGAAAAATGCTGGCCGCAGCCTTTGCTGCCGCCGCTGCCGCCTTTCTGACAGGATCAGCCTGGCTCGGCCTTCTCTCCGGTATCGGCGTCTCGCTGGTGTTTTCGCTCATTCACGGCTTTGCGTCGATCACCAATCGCGGCAACCAGATCGTTTCCGGTGTAGCGCTGAACTTTGTCGCAGCGGGGCTGACTGTAGTTCTGGGGCAGGCCTGGTTCAGCCAGGGGGGGCGGACGCCACAAGTCTCTGGCGAGGCGCGCTTTTCGCCCATCATTCTGCCGGGTGCCGACATGATGCGTGACGTGCCGTTTATCGGCCCGCTTTACGCCAATGTTATCTCCGGCAACAACATCCTGACCTATATCGCTTTCCTCGCCGTGCCTCTTTCCTGGTGGGTGCTTTACCGCACGCGTTTCGGCCTGCGTCTGCGGGCTGTGGGCGAAAATCCGGGAGCGGTCGATACAGCCGGTATCTCAGTGACCTTCCTGCGCTACCGCGCTGTGTTGATGGCGGGTCTGCTCTGCGGTATTGCAGGTACCTATCTTGCCATTGCCCAGTCCGCTGCCTTCATCAAGGACATGTCCGCGGGCAAGGGCTTCATAGCGCTCGCGGCTCTCATCTTCGCCAAGTGGAAGCCTGTTCCGGTCATGTTCGCCTGCCTGCTCTTCGGCTTCCTCGACGCTTTGGCGAATTTCATGCAGGGCAAGGAAATCCCTGTTATCGGCGAAGTGCCGGTGCAGCTCTTCCAGGCACTGCCTTACATCCTCACCTGCATCCTGCTTGCAGGCTTCATTGGTGCCGCCAATCCGCCGAAGGCCGGTGGTGTTGCCTATACCAAGGAGCGCTGA
- a CDS encoding adenosine deaminase, protein MTKHLKKAELHVHIEGAAPPALAYRQAEKYGIDPATFIRDGAYIWHDFTSFITAYDHVASVFRSSEDYAALAEVYLLELAAEDTIYAELFVSPDHGEAVGLSPDEYIGGLATGMEAAKAKTGIESRMIIIGERHLGPENVLNRAKWAAHYSHPLITGFNMAGEERMNRVADYSAAFDIVREAGLGITIHAGELCGAFSVADALDLVKPSRIGHGVRAIEDADLVRRLADLGTVLEVCPGSNIALKVFPDFKSHPLRQFRDAGVRVCLNSDDPPFFHTSLAREYEIASQEFGFTDDEINAMTRTALEAAFVDEETRAILLAKL, encoded by the coding sequence GTGACAAAACATCTGAAGAAAGCCGAACTGCACGTTCACATTGAAGGTGCAGCGCCACCGGCACTCGCCTATCGCCAGGCCGAGAAATACGGAATAGACCCCGCCACCTTCATTCGGGATGGTGCCTATATCTGGCATGACTTCACGAGCTTCATCACCGCCTATGATCACGTCGCCTCGGTCTTCAGAAGCTCGGAGGATTATGCCGCGCTTGCCGAGGTTTACCTGCTTGAGCTTGCCGCAGAAGATACCATCTATGCCGAACTTTTCGTCTCCCCTGACCATGGCGAAGCCGTTGGTCTGAGCCCTGATGAATACATCGGTGGCCTTGCAACCGGGATGGAGGCTGCCAAGGCGAAGACCGGTATTGAGTCCCGCATGATTATCATCGGTGAGCGACATCTCGGGCCGGAGAATGTCCTTAACCGGGCAAAATGGGCGGCACACTACAGCCATCCCCTGATCACCGGTTTCAACATGGCCGGCGAAGAGCGGATGAACCGTGTCGCCGATTACTCCGCAGCCTTCGATATCGTGCGTGAGGCGGGACTTGGCATCACCATCCATGCCGGTGAGCTTTGTGGTGCCTTTTCCGTCGCGGACGCCCTTGATCTCGTCAAGCCGTCACGCATCGGCCACGGAGTTCGAGCGATCGAGGACGCAGACCTTGTTCGCCGTCTTGCCGATCTTGGTACGGTTCTGGAAGTCTGTCCAGGCTCGAACATTGCGTTGAAGGTCTTTCCGGACTTCAAGAGCCATCCCCTGCGCCAGTTCCGTGATGCCGGCGTCCGTGTATGCCTGAACTCGGACGACCCTCCCTTCTTCCATACCTCCCTCGCCAGGGAATATGAGATCGCCTCGCAAGAGTTCGGCTTCACGGATGACGAGATCAACGCCATGACACGGACTGCCCTTGAAGCAGCCTTCGTCGACGAAGAGACCCGCGCGATCTTGCTTGCAAAGCTCTGA
- a CDS encoding ABC transporter ATP-binding protein encodes MTEKSQAPAIELIGIDKKFGAVHANKNINLTVAKGSIHGIIGENGAGKSTLMSILYGFYQADSGSIQIDGKPVTIKDSQTAIASGIGMVHQHFMLVENFTVLENLMLGAEGGALLGKGTDAARAALQKLEDDYELEVDPDAVIEELPVGLQQRVEILKAMYRGAEILILDEPTGVLTPAEADHLFKILRVLRDEGKTVVLITHKLREIMAITDTVSVMRRGEIVATRKTAETTVEELAELMVGRRVLLHVEKQPARPGDVFLSVRNLTVKDNRGVVMVDNVSFEVRSGEIVGIAGVAGNGQSELLEAITGIRKPTSGEIWINGKNVAGLDPAELRGIGVAHIPEDRHHMGLVLPFEESQNAILGYHRDERYGKGPFLNPDLIRKAAVDEIEKYDIRPPNPRLKTANFSGGNQQKIVVAREIERDPTLLIVGQPTRGVDIGAIEFIHKRIVETRDAGKAVLLVSVELDEIRSLSDRILVMFAGKVVGEKTPDTGEQTLGLMMAGIAA; translated from the coding sequence ATGACTGAAAAGAGCCAGGCGCCCGCGATCGAACTGATCGGCATCGACAAGAAATTCGGTGCGGTGCATGCAAACAAGAACATCAATCTGACTGTGGCCAAGGGCTCGATCCACGGCATCATTGGTGAAAACGGCGCGGGGAAGTCGACCTTGATGTCGATACTCTACGGGTTTTACCAGGCCGATAGCGGCAGTATCCAGATCGACGGCAAGCCCGTCACGATCAAGGACAGCCAGACAGCGATCGCCTCAGGCATTGGCATGGTGCACCAGCACTTCATGCTGGTCGAAAATTTTACCGTGCTAGAGAACCTGATGCTCGGCGCCGAGGGCGGCGCGCTTCTCGGCAAGGGTACGGATGCCGCGCGCGCAGCACTTCAGAAGCTGGAAGACGACTACGAGCTGGAGGTCGATCCGGACGCGGTGATCGAGGAACTGCCGGTCGGGCTTCAGCAGCGGGTGGAAATCCTGAAGGCCATGTATCGTGGCGCGGAAATCCTGATCCTTGACGAGCCGACGGGTGTTCTGACGCCCGCAGAGGCGGACCATCTCTTCAAAATTCTGCGCGTCCTTCGCGACGAGGGCAAGACCGTTGTCCTCATCACGCACAAGCTGCGCGAGATCATGGCGATCACGGATACTGTCTCCGTGATGCGGCGTGGCGAGATTGTTGCGACACGCAAGACGGCCGAGACGACCGTGGAGGAACTGGCTGAACTCATGGTTGGTCGGCGCGTGCTCCTGCATGTCGAAAAACAGCCGGCCAGACCGGGCGATGTGTTCCTGTCGGTACGCAACCTGACCGTCAAGGACAACCGAGGCGTTGTCATGGTTGACAACGTCTCGTTCGAGGTACGCTCCGGCGAGATCGTCGGGATTGCGGGTGTAGCGGGCAATGGCCAGAGTGAGCTTCTCGAAGCCATCACGGGGATCCGCAAGCCGACATCAGGCGAGATCTGGATCAATGGCAAGAATGTTGCCGGTCTTGATCCGGCGGAACTGCGTGGCATCGGCGTCGCGCACATCCCCGAGGACCGCCATCACATGGGCCTGGTACTTCCGTTCGAGGAGAGCCAGAACGCAATCCTCGGCTATCACCGCGACGAGCGCTATGGCAAAGGCCCGTTCCTGAACCCTGATCTCATCCGCAAGGCTGCGGTCGACGAGATCGAGAAATACGATATCCGTCCGCCTAATCCACGGCTGAAGACCGCCAACTTCTCTGGCGGCAACCAGCAGAAAATCGTCGTGGCACGCGAGATCGAGCGCGATCCGACGCTGTTGATTGTCGGCCAGCCGACGCGTGGTGTCGATATCGGCGCCATCGAATTCATTCACAAGCGGATCGTGGAAACGCGCGACGCCGGCAAGGCCGTGCTGCTCGTCTCCGTCGAACTCGACGAAATCCGCTCGCTCTCCGACCGCATTCTGGTGATGTTTGCCGGCAAGGTGGTCGGCGAAAAGACGCCGGACACCGGCGAACAGACACTCGGCCTGATGATGGCCGGCATTGCCGCTTGA
- a CDS encoding TadE/TadG family type IV pilus assembly protein produces MSRLKALLHNRDGVGGVEFALIAPMLLVLYLSAVELTVGLSIAKKASLAASTITDLITRTEKITKADLTVMEDVTKSIFVPYPSRDLSIKITGVTINNAGASTVAWSWANKGAAPYVVGSTVAIPDGMDIPNTFVVRTELSVDHDLMMYLPSFTGSSLKEITIAREFFFRQRVGDRIECQDC; encoded by the coding sequence ATGTCTCGGCTCAAGGCTCTTCTTCACAACAGAGACGGCGTCGGTGGCGTCGAGTTCGCCCTGATCGCGCCGATGCTGCTTGTCCTTTATCTCTCAGCGGTCGAGCTGACCGTCGGCTTGAGTATCGCCAAAAAGGCATCCCTTGCGGCCAGCACCATCACCGATCTCATCACGCGCACGGAAAAAATTACGAAAGCTGATCTGACGGTCATGGAAGATGTAACAAAAAGCATCTTCGTCCCCTATCCATCGAGAGACCTGTCGATCAAGATCACGGGCGTGACCATCAACAATGCGGGTGCCTCGACCGTTGCGTGGTCCTGGGCAAACAAGGGCGCAGCGCCCTATGTCGTCGGCAGCACGGTCGCGATCCCGGACGGCATGGACATACCCAATACCTTCGTCGTGCGTACTGAACTCAGTGTTGACCATGACCTGATGATGTATCTGCCATCCTTCACAGGATCTAGCCTGAAAGAAATTACCATCGCACGTGAATTCTTCTTCCGTCAGCGCGTTGGTGACAGGATCGAGTGCCAAGATTGCTGA